One part of the Parabacteroides distasonis ATCC 8503 genome encodes these proteins:
- a CDS encoding TonB-dependent receptor, whose translation MNFWNIARPEESPVLKKTLSIMRLTTLFSIACSLQISASVYSQETKLSLDVNNQTIKEVLFKIEKQSGFRFIYESEKVNLNKKVSVHVKEQTVETILKRLFAGEGVKYEITENNFILINPSTKNEKAAPSSQAVLQKKNLVQGVVTDENGEPIIGANVVEKGTTNGTVTDLDGKFTMEVSENGVLQISYIGYAMTELRPGKEANLNVKLREDALQMDEVVVVGYGTVKRANLGGAVSTADAKAFESRPVQNAAQALQGEVPGLTITRAGGAPGSDMTMKVRDVSSINGGTPLVLIDGAEGNINMINPSDIENISVLKDGTAAIYGARASDGVILVTTKSGKRNQKTSVAFDAYYSIKTPALLRKPANLLQHAEMALEITDGSFTPEYTRDQLDLIRQNSDLVLTDAEWGRWTGYPQFFKDQDWNDMLIGNGNMQNYNVNISGGGERYSYMLSLGHQREEGIPKFGEDVNKRYFVRAKSSVEIFKNLTYDLNLAYEASNRDYSSGLTEGQNIWELIYKTRSWTPMYNPSGTFYTFEGFDNPAQVLEDGGMVNKTTGNITVNNQLRWKVIDGLQLVGQAVIRKYDQDENVTNKKIINYDWDNNEVREKRTPNSAERRYQKTLSKNFTLYADYKKNFNDRHDLSVMVGTSHESENYDRFTAKRINFDQQENMSLQLGSAQDQNAWSEGNQWTINSFFSRVNYTFANKYVIEGTIRADGSSRFDPDHRWGWFPGVNAAWRVGEEGFMKRLGWFEDLKVRASYGEMGNQSGIGLYDYIQLISLSNDYYPFGTGVKGQMATSGNIISTSRTWETIQTTNVGFDFSTLNNRLYGSFDYFWKENKNMLIPKTYPSMLGADAPSTNSGHLSIHGWEISLGWRDQIKDFSYSVRFNISDAKNKVVDRVGSNLIQLGNNETPTGYPLNSYFGYEFDGIIQNEQELEAYKSRFSEGGIPGDLSVGDAMYKDLDGDGKLSVLGDGKEGSGDVKYLGDKNPRYNFGFNLSMAWKGFDLSAFIQGVGRRTMFLEGESRCPMPEAWYQSAEYWYGKTWTPERTDAQYPAITLKDKRNYNYYVSTNTKFNVAYARLKNLQFGYTIPQTLTSKAGLQKVRVYFSGEDLFEVHNTPNGWDPEENSGSITSYPFTRNYSFGINVVF comes from the coding sequence ATGAATTTTTGGAATATAGCAAGGCCGGAAGAGTCTCCGGTCCTTAAAAAAACTTTGTCTATTATGAGATTGACGACATTATTCTCTATCGCATGTTCACTTCAGATCTCGGCCTCTGTCTATTCGCAAGAGACAAAGTTGTCTTTGGACGTTAATAACCAGACAATAAAGGAGGTTCTTTTCAAGATAGAGAAACAGTCTGGCTTCCGTTTTATCTACGAGAGCGAGAAGGTTAACCTGAATAAGAAAGTATCTGTACATGTGAAAGAGCAGACGGTGGAAACCATTTTAAAGCGTCTTTTCGCAGGGGAAGGCGTAAAGTATGAGATTACGGAGAATAATTTCATCTTAATTAATCCCTCTACAAAAAACGAGAAAGCCGCCCCTTCCTCACAAGCCGTTTTGCAAAAGAAGAATTTAGTGCAAGGTGTAGTGACCGACGAGAATGGTGAACCTATTATTGGCGCGAACGTAGTTGAGAAAGGTACTACCAACGGAACGGTTACGGACCTTGATGGAAAATTTACGATGGAGGTATCGGAAAACGGTGTCCTTCAAATCTCTTACATCGGATATGCCATGACGGAATTGCGTCCCGGCAAGGAAGCGAATTTGAACGTGAAGTTACGGGAAGATGCTTTGCAAATGGATGAGGTTGTAGTTGTCGGTTATGGTACGGTAAAAAGAGCGAACTTGGGTGGTGCCGTATCTACGGCCGACGCGAAAGCGTTTGAGTCTCGTCCGGTTCAGAATGCGGCTCAGGCTTTGCAGGGAGAGGTACCCGGTTTGACGATTACACGTGCCGGAGGCGCTCCGGGTTCGGACATGACCATGAAGGTTCGTGATGTCTCTTCTATCAACGGTGGTACTCCCCTTGTTTTGATTGATGGAGCGGAGGGAAACATTAATATGATCAATCCTTCCGATATCGAGAATATTTCCGTATTGAAAGATGGTACGGCCGCTATTTACGGTGCTCGTGCCTCGGATGGTGTTATTCTGGTGACAACGAAAAGTGGTAAGCGCAATCAGAAGACATCTGTTGCTTTTGATGCATATTACTCTATTAAGACTCCTGCGTTGTTAAGGAAACCGGCGAATCTATTACAACATGCGGAGATGGCCTTGGAGATCACCGATGGATCATTCACTCCAGAATACACGAGAGATCAATTGGACCTGATCCGGCAGAATAGTGATCTGGTGTTGACTGATGCGGAATGGGGGCGTTGGACCGGTTATCCGCAATTCTTCAAGGATCAAGACTGGAATGATATGCTTATTGGCAATGGTAATATGCAGAATTACAATGTCAATATCTCCGGCGGTGGAGAGAGATACTCGTATATGTTGTCTTTAGGCCATCAGCGGGAGGAAGGTATCCCTAAATTTGGTGAGGATGTGAACAAGCGTTACTTCGTACGTGCTAAATCGAGCGTCGAGATCTTCAAGAACTTGACTTACGATCTTAATTTAGCTTATGAGGCAAGCAACAGGGACTATTCCTCGGGTTTGACGGAAGGACAAAATATATGGGAACTGATTTATAAGACTCGCTCTTGGACTCCGATGTACAATCCGTCGGGAACTTTCTATACATTCGAGGGTTTCGATAATCCGGCTCAAGTATTGGAAGACGGGGGTATGGTGAATAAGACTACAGGTAATATAACGGTCAACAACCAATTACGCTGGAAAGTGATCGACGGATTACAATTGGTGGGGCAAGCCGTGATCCGTAAGTATGATCAGGATGAGAACGTGACGAACAAGAAAATCATCAATTACGATTGGGATAATAACGAGGTCCGGGAGAAACGTACGCCGAATAGCGCGGAGCGTCGTTACCAGAAAACTTTATCCAAGAACTTCACGCTCTATGCTGATTATAAAAAGAACTTCAATGACCGGCATGATTTAAGCGTGATGGTCGGTACTTCCCATGAGTCTGAGAACTATGATAGGTTCACGGCGAAGCGTATTAACTTCGACCAACAAGAAAATATGTCTTTGCAATTGGGTAGCGCTCAAGATCAAAACGCTTGGAGCGAGGGAAATCAGTGGACGATTAATTCTTTCTTCTCCAGAGTGAATTATACGTTTGCCAATAAATATGTCATCGAAGGAACGATCCGTGCGGATGGTAGTTCCCGTTTTGATCCGGATCACCGTTGGGGATGGTTCCCGGGTGTAAACGCGGCTTGGCGTGTCGGGGAAGAAGGCTTCATGAAAAGATTGGGTTGGTTCGAGGACTTGAAGGTAAGGGCTTCTTATGGAGAGATGGGTAATCAGTCCGGTATCGGATTGTATGATTATATTCAATTAATCTCTTTATCGAACGATTATTATCCTTTCGGGACTGGCGTGAAAGGACAAATGGCTACGTCTGGAAATATTATTTCTACCTCTCGTACATGGGAGACGATCCAGACAACCAATGTGGGATTTGATTTCTCGACGCTCAATAACCGTTTATATGGATCGTTCGACTACTTCTGGAAAGAGAATAAGAACATGCTTATCCCGAAGACCTATCCTTCTATGTTAGGTGCGGACGCTCCGAGCACGAACAGCGGCCATTTAAGTATTCATGGATGGGAAATCTCTCTAGGCTGGAGGGATCAGATCAAGGATTTCAGCTACTCGGTTCGCTTTAATATCAGTGACGCGAAAAACAAGGTCGTGGATCGGGTTGGAAGTAACCTGATCCAATTAGGTAATAACGAGACTCCGACCGGATATCCGTTGAATTCCTATTTCGGATATGAATTTGATGGAATCATCCAGAATGAGCAAGAATTGGAGGCGTATAAATCTCGTTTCTCGGAAGGAGGTATCCCGGGTGACTTGAGCGTAGGTGACGCTATGTACAAGGACTTGGATGGAGACGGGAAGCTATCCGTATTAGGTGATGGCAAAGAAGGCTCCGGTGACGTGAAATACTTGGGTGACAAGAACCCTCGTTATAATTTCGGCTTTAACCTGAGTATGGCTTGGAAGGGATTCGATCTGAGCGCCTTTATACAAGGAGTCGGCCGTAGGACGATGTTCTTGGAAGGGGAGAGCCGATGCCCGATGCCAGAGGCATGGTATCAATCCGCCGAGTATTGGTATGGAAAGACTTGGACCCCGGAAAGAACGGATGCCCAATATCCGGCGATCACGTTGAAGGATAAACGAAACTACAACTATTATGTATCTACGAACACGAAGTTTAACGTTGCGTATGCCCGTTTGAAAAACTTGCAGTTCGGTTATACGATCCCGCAGACTTTGACCTCGAAGGCCGGTTTGCAGAAGGTGCGGGTGTATTTCTCCGGCGAGGATTTATTTGAGGTACATAACACGCCAAATGGTTGGGACCCGGAGGAGAACAGCGGTAGCATTACTTCCTATCCGTTTACCCGTAATTATTCATTTGGTATAAATGTCGTATTTTAA
- a CDS encoding RagB/SusD family nutrient uptake outer membrane protein: MKNYRIILGSFIVSALFLSSCQDIDLLPKDNMPDELFWKTPDDFEKEVNWLYTRTETFGTKDTDSDIAYELNENTTSNGTLIAPNTDALWDSTFIDLRQSNMIIEKSQTYEGDPSEIERYVAEARFFRAYSHFRLMAKYNDIPILTKVLTVDSPELYGSRNKQQEVEDFILSELNEVYSKLPLQSELSSDEAGRVTQGAALALKARVALFAGTWAKYHQHRSDYQQLLQQAIDAATKVIDSGEYALYEGSGEESYRYLFINAGDNSKEGIFDSRYETDIRHHSDACPVYWGWRGTPTRKLADMYLCKSTGLPIENANSGFEGYATIKSEYENRDPRMKQTFLMPGTDYISPQDGALTCPPQFTIRPETRTGYKLWKYMAETSVPSDKDVYDYHIIRYPEVLLILAEATYEKDGAISDDILNKTINVIRSRKGVEMPPLTNAFVKSNGLDMRTEIRRERTIELAFEGFRRDDLRRWKTAETELIGAIKGIKLKGSEYENLDVLNEGNPGLTDENGFLIVEPAENRNFVTPKHYYYSLPLDELYLNPNLAPNNPGW; this comes from the coding sequence ATGAAAAACTATCGGATAATATTGGGAAGCTTTATTGTTTCCGCTTTGTTCTTGTCAAGTTGCCAAGATATAGACCTGTTGCCAAAAGATAATATGCCGGACGAGCTATTCTGGAAAACCCCGGATGACTTCGAGAAGGAGGTCAATTGGCTCTACACACGTACCGAGACGTTCGGCACCAAGGATACGGATAGCGATATCGCCTATGAGCTGAACGAGAACACGACGAGCAACGGTACGTTGATCGCCCCGAATACGGATGCCCTATGGGACTCTACTTTCATAGACCTGCGTCAGAGCAATATGATTATCGAGAAGAGCCAGACGTACGAGGGCGATCCCTCGGAGATCGAGCGGTATGTGGCTGAGGCCCGTTTCTTCCGTGCTTACTCGCATTTTCGGTTGATGGCGAAATACAACGATATCCCTATCTTGACGAAGGTGCTTACCGTAGATTCCCCGGAGTTGTATGGTTCTAGGAATAAGCAACAGGAGGTGGAAGACTTCATCTTGTCGGAACTCAACGAGGTGTATTCTAAACTACCCTTGCAAAGTGAGTTAAGCTCGGATGAGGCGGGACGTGTAACCCAAGGCGCTGCCTTGGCGTTGAAAGCGAGGGTTGCCTTGTTTGCCGGGACTTGGGCGAAGTATCACCAGCACCGTTCGGACTATCAGCAGTTGTTGCAACAAGCGATCGATGCCGCTACAAAAGTGATCGATAGTGGTGAGTATGCTTTATATGAAGGCTCCGGTGAGGAGAGCTACCGCTACTTGTTTATCAATGCGGGCGATAATTCAAAAGAGGGTATCTTCGACAGTCGGTACGAGACGGATATCCGCCACCATAGCGATGCGTGCCCTGTATATTGGGGATGGCGAGGGACGCCTACCCGTAAGCTGGCCGATATGTATTTGTGTAAGAGCACGGGATTGCCGATTGAGAACGCTAATTCCGGATTTGAGGGATATGCCACGATCAAGAGCGAATACGAGAATCGTGACCCTCGTATGAAACAGACCTTCTTGATGCCCGGAACCGACTATATCAGTCCGCAAGACGGCGCCTTGACCTGCCCGCCGCAATTTACCATACGTCCCGAGACACGTACGGGTTATAAGTTGTGGAAATATATGGCGGAGACTTCCGTTCCTTCTGACAAGGATGTATATGATTATCACATCATCCGTTATCCGGAGGTATTGCTGATATTGGCCGAGGCCACCTATGAGAAAGACGGGGCGATCAGCGATGACATCTTGAACAAGACGATCAATGTGATCCGTTCCCGGAAAGGCGTGGAGATGCCTCCTCTGACCAACGCTTTCGTGAAGAGCAATGGGTTGGATATGCGGACGGAGATCCGTCGGGAACGTACGATCGAGTTAGCGTTCGAAGGCTTCCGCAGGGATGATTTGAGACGTTGGAAGACGGCTGAGACGGAATTGATAGGTGCCATAAAAGGTATTAAGCTGAAAGGTTCGGAATACGAGAACTTGGATGTCTTGAACGAGGGAAATCCCGGTTTGACAGACGAAAATGGTTTCTTGATTGTGGAACCGGCGGAGAATCGTAACTTTGTGACCCCGAAGCATTACTATTATTCCCTTCCGTTGGATGAGTTGTATCTGAACCCGAACTTGGCTCCGAACAACCCGGGGTGGTAG
- a CDS encoding DUF3863 domain-containing protein, with protein MRNSNMNISVWRKWAVVWMVAVLSGFQLRAADPVVVPANMEPLTIEGNRFVTLCIMIRTTPWEVSRDVKLHPRDEVDWHTLEGVRALREAFATNNPNGRLTWGFTMNALEDGRKNYREIRDYVVECQKKYGDEVTYFPGYFPAMYLPRERVNREMSEAIEIISKMVGNGYRPQSIMGGFLSADNLRYLAEKENIHVAHAVIWSQHNIDGGGADGSPSYPFYPSTEHFCKPAQGKSDFIDCVNLDGWTMDFICARRSGQTGHGIDGYNSRRGVGPIETYKGWGLDLGHREVMHTEAIHFDKGLELNGFGWVANIWEAQMVHEFGKDLICDAMKMWVTGTKERWPDTHFVTFGEFGELWRKQYKSNDDWNYRFVERGSGLGDSYNNLEIKWFMNKEFRLALLRDWHTKNSPAYVIDFTRYDLQAHEPADPSPEKPAKDWSLINKINQKALRPQDKPVLIDKLEKEDQDLIRKYYPELLK; from the coding sequence ATGAGAAATAGTAATATGAATATATCAGTTTGGAGAAAATGGGCGGTCGTATGGATGGTCGCTGTGCTCAGTGGTTTTCAATTAAGGGCGGCAGATCCTGTGGTCGTCCCGGCGAATATGGAACCGCTGACGATAGAAGGAAATCGTTTTGTCACCTTATGTATCATGATACGTACGACGCCTTGGGAAGTCTCCCGGGATGTCAAGTTACATCCCCGCGATGAGGTGGATTGGCATACGCTTGAAGGAGTACGTGCCTTGCGGGAGGCTTTCGCCACGAATAACCCGAACGGTCGTCTTACATGGGGATTCACGATGAATGCCTTGGAGGACGGACGGAAGAATTACCGGGAGATCCGTGATTATGTAGTGGAGTGCCAAAAGAAATATGGGGATGAGGTTACTTATTTTCCCGGTTATTTTCCGGCGATGTATCTACCCCGTGAGCGGGTAAACCGTGAGATGTCGGAGGCGATAGAGATCATTTCTAAAATGGTGGGAAACGGTTATCGTCCCCAATCGATTATGGGAGGTTTCTTATCGGCCGATAATTTGAGATATTTGGCGGAGAAAGAGAACATCCATGTGGCGCACGCCGTGATCTGGAGCCAGCATAATATAGACGGTGGTGGTGCTGACGGCTCTCCTTCTTATCCTTTCTATCCCTCGACGGAACACTTCTGCAAGCCGGCGCAGGGAAAAAGCGATTTCATCGATTGCGTGAATCTGGATGGCTGGACGATGGACTTTATCTGTGCCCGCCGTAGCGGACAGACCGGACATGGTATCGATGGATACAACAGCCGTAGAGGTGTCGGCCCGATCGAGACGTACAAAGGTTGGGGGCTCGACTTGGGACATCGTGAGGTGATGCACACGGAAGCGATTCACTTTGATAAAGGTCTTGAGTTGAATGGCTTTGGCTGGGTCGCCAATATCTGGGAGGCGCAGATGGTACATGAGTTCGGGAAGGATCTCATCTGTGATGCCATGAAGATGTGGGTAACGGGTACCAAGGAACGCTGGCCGGATACTCATTTCGTTACGTTCGGAGAATTTGGCGAACTTTGGAGAAAACAATATAAATCGAACGACGACTGGAACTATCGCTTCGTAGAACGAGGCTCTGGTTTGGGAGACTCTTATAATAATTTGGAGATAAAATGGTTTATGAATAAGGAATTCCGCTTGGCCTTATTACGTGATTGGCATACGAAAAATTCCCCGGCTTACGTCATCGACTTTACCCGTTATGATTTGCAAGCCCATGAACCTGCCGATCCCAGCCCGGAGAAAC